A single Oncorhynchus nerka isolate Pitt River linkage group LG10, Oner_Uvic_2.0, whole genome shotgun sequence DNA region contains:
- the LOC115135252 gene encoding tetratricopeptide repeat protein 7A-like isoform X3 translates to MANERPPTVQADNRSGLSLDHQAVSAASRVRLSEREEECLSCYLRACDTALVYLQELDKMVVTPSSKVGKASLAPPPLDIDLGFFQQAALQSVYLCLLHRGHLAQGTHQLRRVLGVVESRGSQSFRKAAARKLAEVLLSSVSEDSYWAPMSLPPSAWLQREGNAGPKDAIYPSSKPPQRYSTDSVFCPQDVVEEAVLLLLITESMASGDAVISRAPDHKEAQETSLQDATSVYDLLSIGMARRGQYAMLSECLERAMKFSFKEFHLWHQLGLSLMACGKGVGAVSVLKECARMRAEDPSLPMLAAKVCIGQLHWLEEAEALSQSVVSMGEEAAEFLPRAYLAVGLCCSLQASDATLKAQRDGFNRRALQNLQKAYALDPNDAKIALYLSLQLALVRQVAAAMDPLQVALSLHGDDLHSLHLLTLLFSAQKHHQHALETLTLALSQHPENFNLLFTKVKLEEALHGPGIALQTCQDMLQLLQRRYDFIRTSEGDDSSSIHPPEPLPLSHKPSGLHLTLPDFQDPETALSGSGSQSGPSLAASRLGQATSEVSAISSAHRQGPAYIWTTLERIWLQAGELFMADGRVKEAQFCVQEAAVLSPNSHSVLLLRARLAELKGNQDEAKSFYDEALAIHPNGHRILLHLGQLLVRCGRLGLGEKVLRDAVQAESTSHEAWSGLGEALQLQGSSQAPDCFLTALELEASCPIRPFTIIPREL, encoded by the exons ATGGCAAATGAACGGCCCCCTACCGTACAGGCCGACAATCGGTCTG gtctgtcCCTGGACCACCAGGCAGTGTCAGCTGCCTCCCGCGTCCGTCTGTCTGAGCGAGAGGAGGAATGTCTGTCCTGTTACCTGAGGGCCTGTGACACAGCTCTCGTTTACCTGCAAGAGCTCGATAag ATGGTGGTCACCCCTAGTTCTAAAGTAGGTAAGGCCAGTTTGGCCCCTCCACCACTGGACATTGACCTGGGCTTCTTCCAGCAGGCGGCGCTACAGAGTGTGTACCTGTGTCTGCTACATAGGGG tcacctGGCCCAGGGAACCCATCAGCTGCGTAGGGTCCTCGGGGTGGTGGAGTCTCGAGGCTCCCAGAGCTTCAGGAAG GCTGCAGCGCGGAAGCTGGCTGAGGTGTTGCTGAGCTCGGTGAGTGAGGACAGCTACTGGGCCCCCAtgtccctcccaccctccgcCTGGCTGCAGAGAGAAGGGAACGCCGGGCCGAAGGACGCCATCTACCCCTCCTCCAAACCACCTCAGCGCTACAGTACTGACAG TGTCTTCTGTCCCCAGGACGTGGTCGAGGAGGCAGTCCTCCTGCTGCTCATCACAGAATCCATG GCCAGCGGAGATGCAGTCATCAGCCGAGCGCCCGACCATAAGGAGGCGCAGGAGACCAGTCTGCAGGATGCCACCTCTGTCTACGACCTGCTGAGCATCGGCATGGCCAGGAGGGGGCAGTATGCCATGCTGTCTGAG TGCCTGGAGCGGGCCATGAAGTTCTCGTTTAAGGAGTTCCACCTCTGGCACCAGTTGGGCTTGTCACTCATGGCGTGTGGGAAG GGTGTGGGCGCCGTGTCTGTGCTCAAGGAGTGTGCCAGGATGAGAGCCGAGGACCCCTCTCTGCCCATGTTGGCTGCCAAAGTCTGCATCGGCCAGCTGCACTGg CTGGAGGAGGCAGAGGCCCTGTctcagagtgtggtgtccatGGGAGAGGAGGCTGCAGAGTTTCTGCCCCGTGCGTACCTGGCTGTGGGGCTGTGCTGCAGTCTGCAGGCCTCTGATG CTACTCTGAAAGCTCAGCGGGATGGGTTCAACAGACGAGCGCTGCAAAATCTGCAAAA AGCCTATGCACTGGACCCCAATGATGCTAAGATTGCCCTCTACCTGTCGCTCCAGCTGGCTCTTGTACGGCAG gtggcaGCTGCCATGGATCCCCTGCAGGTGGCTCTGTCTCTGCATGGGGACGACCtgcactctctccacctgctgaCCCTGCTGTTCAGCGCCCAGAAACACCACCAACATGCCCTGGAAACCCTCACACTAGCCCTCAGTCAACACCCTGAGAACTTCAA CCTGCTGTTCACTAAGGTGAAGCTGGAGGAGGCTCTGCATGGGCCAGGTATAGCACTCCAGACCTGCCAAGACATGCTGCAGCTCTTGCAGAGGCGCTATGACTTCATACGCACCAG TGAGGGGGATGACAGCAGCAGTATCCACCCACCAGAGCCACTTCCCCTCAGCCACAAACCCAGCGGTCTCCACCTCACCCTGCCAGACTTTCAGGACCCTGAGACTG CTCTCTCTGGGTCAGGTTCTCAGAGTGGTCCGTCCCTCGCTGCGTCTCGTCTGGGGCAGGCCACTTCAGAGGTGTCAGCCATCAGCTCCGCCCACAGACAGGGTCCCGCCTACATCTGGACCACCCTGGAGCGCATCTGGCTGCAAGCAG GAGAGTTGTTCATGGCAGACGGACGTGTGAAGGAGGCCCAGTTCTGTGTTCAGGAGGCAGCGGTGCTCTCTCCCAACTCCCACTCTGTGCTGCTGCTGAGGGCCCGGCTGGCCGAGCTCAAAGGGAACCAGGACGAGGCCAAGAGCTTCTATGACGAAGCCCTGGCCATCCACCCCAACGGACACCGCATACTGCTGCACCtg GGCCAGTTGTTGGTGCGGTGTGGGCGTCTGGGTCTGGGGGAGAAGGTGCTGCGAGACGCGGTGCAGGCCGAGAGCACGTCACACGAGGCGTGGAGCGGCCTGGGGGAGGCCCTGCAGTTACAGGGCAGCAGCCAGGCACCAGACTGCTTCCTGACAGCCCTGGAGCTGGAGGCCTCCTGCCCCATCAGGCCCTTCACCATCATACCACGCGAGCTGTGA